The nucleotide sequence GCATGGACCTGCTTTTCAATTTTGATCATCAAGAGGTCTTTGACCAACCAATGCAAGCCATCAAAGCCCTTGACAAAGTATTCATGGAAGTCGAGACATATGATTCGCATGTCGACGAGGCAGGCGTTCTGGATAATGCATCGACAATGTCATGCACGCCAGGGCACTAGTCATCATAGAAGGATGAGCTCAAGTCGGCATGGACACTGCCATGACTATGAGTTCCGTGACACGGCGCTAGGACTAGTGTTGCCATGAGCAGGATGTTGTCATGAGAAGCTAACAACACAAGAGGAAGCGGCCATGTGCACCACTACACATTGAAAACGAGGGTAGGGAGGCGGTGCACAGGCCCATGCACACACGCCACAGGCAAGAAGGAGGGGATGTGGGCCCACGTGGCTCCCCTCTAGCCCTCCTTTGGCTGGTGTGTTGTCTCCAATGTTATTCATTaatgtatttttcttttatttttcagaGTCCGGAAAATCCTGAAGGACTACTACACATTTAGAAGGATGGTAGGGAGGCGGTGCATGGGCCCATGCACACACACCACAGGCCAGAAGGAGGGGGTGTGGGCCAACGTGGCTCCTCTAGGGGCGTACTTTGGCACTTGTGTTGTCTCCAACGTTATTCATtactgtaattttttttatttttcagagTCCGGAAAATCTTGAAATCGGAGACACAAAAACTTGCCTCCTTCCTGTCAATTTGTTAATAGGTTATTccaaatctttacctaataataaagtaaATTGGGTTTATTTCGTCCGCCATGGCATTTTtttagaaaagtccctctatttcagagaattcaacccgcagtcctgttttaagttaatacgaatcgttattttcatattttacacaaaagtccctatcTTTTCTtaaaatcaacccgccgtccggatttaagtcacacccgaactgttattttatattttttgaaacccccccctgatgttttaggtaattcatccgtgaatcatatttaagtcaaacaaatgctttttaaaaccatccatatcttttaaaccgttactccgatttaaacatgttatatatgaaatttgattaaaaaaatatgtagaatatgaatatgagattatttttacctgttaagtatttttaaatatcatttcggaatatatttgagtcaaaccaaatgatttttttCTTTAAactgtaacttcgattttaacatattatatatgaaattttattagaaaaatatgtgcaatctaaatatgatgttaattttaccttttaaatatctttaaaatattgttatggaagcaaacttataatttatagcgcaagattcgGATTTTTTTTATACCGGCGGCGATCCGAactgcaaataaacaccccactataaccatatacggaaaaaaacatcgataactacacatgcatacctttgAAAAATGTctcaggggaaaacaacagatttcccatcgcgagagtgagagaaagcgagcgagagagagagggagagagagagagggagagggtggagagagaggaagagagagacgccttaggattaaccatattcaacacatgtTTTTTGTTATTTTGTGTGAACATCGAGGGCAACGCCGGCGagagtgagaaggaggataagcggcaacacaaatatgatgcctcacaaaaataaaggagatggacctattatggtcttgagtgatggttgttgagttaagagcgtgtgttatgttttctctcccgttgcaacgcacgggctcttttgctagtagatATAAAACCATGAAAATTTTGATAAGGCAATGTCATAAATTCAAAATACATAGATATATAGTCCCATGACATGCCATTTTGTAGCAGTGGTAAAGCGATATGAATATGTTTATCGAAGACAAGTCATTTGATAATACAAATATTGGTTTGTGAAAATCACATACTGAACATTTACACTTGTATCCAAAACAAAATAATAAGGGAACACTTTACAGTTGGAATGAATTAAAAGAATGACTTACACAAAGACAACGAGTTCACAACTCATAACATCAATCTCATTCGTCAATAGGGTTTTCTGTTCACCCTCCTACAGTTGTTCCTAATCTCCCCGGCCCTTCCGGTCAACGGGCTTATGTTCCCCATTTTGACCATCGAGGCCGCGAAATTCTTGAAGAAGTCCTTCTCGCTTCCGGAGAACCTGCGAACGATCCGTGCGGTGGTCGCGGCGGCAACGGGATCAGACAACATTACCTGGTCGGAAGGGAGAGGGGCGCGGCCACGCAAGAGGTTGCCGTAATACTTGTTGTCGAAGACGTCAGGGGTGACTGTGTCGAGATTCACGAGCGTCTCGTCGTCCTGCCCGGCGCTGCAGTTCCGCTGCGTGAACTGGCATTGCGCCCGCCCAAAGGTGTGTGCTCCTTGGAAGGCGACAAGGTCGGTGTCGTCGAGGCCCAAGTTTTTGAACTTCTCCTGGAGCGTCTCCAGAGAGTCGAAGGGGCTCGGGAGATTGTTGGCGCTCTCGATGTTGGTGGTCGTGCCATCACGGCGGCCCAGCGGCACACTCCAGCGCGGCCCTCCAGCCAGCTCGACGGAAATCTCGGAGGCGAGGGCAAGGATGTCGGCGCAAGACACGATGCCGGGGCATGCGTTCTCCAGTGCACGCTTGATGTCGTCGACCACCTTGAACCCGCGTGCTGACCTGTCATTGGCAGGGACCTCCTTCTCGGTCATGATCGCCGGGAGGTCGTTGTCCAACAAAAGCGAGCCGTCACAGCCCTGAACAAAGCAATCGTGGAAGTGAAGGCGGATGAGGCTGGCCGGGATGCGCGCGTCGGCGACGCGGGCTTTCTGGATGACGCGCCGGACAATGTCGCCCGCTCCGGGGCACGAGTCGTCGTAGAAGGACGAGCTTAACCTGGCACCGGCATCGGCACCTGCATGACCGTGGGCTCCAAGGCTCAGCGCTAGGACCAGTGCTGCCGTGAGCAAGAGGCTGCAGCGAGCAGCTAACGGGAAGCGAGAGGAAGCCGCCATGTGCACCACTGCACGTTCAGAAGGAGAAAGCTAGAATTAATTTGCAAGCTAGCTGCTAGAAGGGAATGAAGGAATATCGCAGCGATGGATGTGAGTGAAACCAGAACGGTATGGAAGCTATATATAGTCTCTCCATTTTGCTTGATGTTGAACTTCTTGGTAGGATTTCATGGACGCGTGTTTGACATGTTCCACATGCCGTTGTCAACTTGAGTATTAGCGCTGCCGTACGTCGCCTATGGCCTACCGCAGCTTTCCATTGCTGCACGAGGCTGCTCATATTATTTTACTACTGTATATGATTAGCGCCAACAAATTGGAAGATGTCGTTCTGATCTAAGAGAAGAAGTCCTCCGCATGAAATATTGTGCTGTACTCCAGCCGTTCCATAATATAATACCTTATTATATCTGATGATTTGGGTCGGAAAAGGTTTAATTTTCCTTATTCAATGTGATATGTGGACGACTTTGTATGTAGTTGCCACTTGCCAGGAATGGGCCGATAAATTAAGACCGGATCAGCCACAACGTGTAATCCTTACATTTCTTCTATCCTTCTCCCATTTCTTTATTTTCTTTATACAATGAGAGACGTTTTGCTTCTATTTGTATACACGGGAAGTCTTCAACAAGCAACGCTTTTGGTTTAGAATACTACTAGCCATTCCGCGGAAAGTCTTTTAAGATTTGTAGAAGGTGGGAAAAGGAAGCATGTGCGCATTTTGTGACTAATTATTTCTGTAGAAAGTCTCCTTTGACTTTGAGTGGTGTGTGTTAAATATAAAAAAAGTTTGAAGAGTAAAATGTAAAAGAAATTGTGTTCTATATCAATTCCACACTTACTATTTGAAACCCTGATACCCCGTCAGAGAGTGTTCGGTTTGTCCACAAAGTGCATTCAATTTTTCTCATAATACTTTCAAATTTTTACCACATCCTATCAGGGTCAtataatgacaccatgccaagtttcatcctttTCTAAAATCAACTGCATGTTATTTTGAACCAAGGAGTGTTTTTTCTTTTTAATGGTCAGAAAATCAATTAATGCTTTAAGAATAGCAAATCAACCCAGAATAGCCCCAAATTTGATCATGAGACTTTTCACTATGTATAACAAAAATAGAAAAAGTTTGAATGCGAAATTTGTTAAAAAAATGAGTTCTCTATGAAGTCCTAGGCTTCTGTTCGTAACCCTGGTACTTTGTCTCAAAGTGTTCAGTTTGTATACAGGGTGCATCAATTTTTTtccgtaagggcatctccaacaccgatcCTCAAAACGTCTGCATACGTTCGGACCGCGCTGTCTGGATGTGTTCTGCTATCCAACACAGGCCTGTAACTGTCTGCCGAGCGGTCCACCCATGTTCTCTCCCGCAAAACAGAGAcaaacgtgtgtgtgtgtgtgtgtgtggggggggggggggctgggggggggctttgcgggcgtccggaccgctgccacgcccacgtctgaccaccctggcccacccaaaTCCCCTCCCTGACCGCACGCGCTTCCCACCGAGAACGGCCAGCGCCGCTGCAGAGCGTCAGTGTTGCATTCATGCCCGACCAGAGCAGATACAACCTCTCACTAGCATCGGCATCAAGGCGGCATGCCGGCCGAGACATCGCCATTTGCGCCTCTTCCCGGTGCAGGCAACTGTTCCATGTTCAAACGACATGACGGCCATCTGTCCATCCATCTAttgcccacattaatgacacgcagTTGTCGAGGCGGCTACTCCGACACCACATGTTCGTCCCTCTATCGCCCACGATTGCTATACAAACTAATGCCTTGGTCATAGCCGCTGTCATCCGCCTCCGATCCCTTTCTCCTCTCTGCACCACTCCCACCATTGCTTTGTTGCGCTCCAATGCTCTGTTGGACGGGCTAACGGCGAAGCAGAAGGAGCTGTCGGCTGGCTGGTCGGTAGACAGCCGAAGGACGATCCCAATGAATAACATGGGCAGTGATGAGTCGGTGCCACGCTCCTCGTCGACGCCACCATCGTCGAGGCATGTGCCCACTACATGGACATGGTGCGGGACAAGCTGGAGGAGCAATTCCGGGAGGCACATGCCGACATCGCCTACGACCCCTAGCTCCTCCAAGAGCACCAACAACCGGAGGAGAAGCTCGCCGCTGCTAGGGCCATCGCGCCGGACACGAACCTAGCGGAGCAGGCAGCGCTGCTTGAGTCCTACCACTCCGCCCATGAGATCTGCCTCGCCCACTGGTGGTACTTCTAGCATAAAAAGGAACTGGAGACCACCTACAAGGAGTTCGACGAGGCGGCGGACGAGGTGTGGGGAAAGACCAACGAAGAGGCGGAGGATATCTTCGGCTCCGCCAACGCCATGCCCCTGCGCCCCGACCACGAAGCAGACACGTCCGCGGGCACCGCCGTCCACGAGGAAGAGTAGAGCACGGTAGGTCGCCGTTGCTTGGGTCCCAAGAAGGCCAACACTCCTTCCCTCCCATTTTagccaagcttggtgggctcaACATTGTCGGCCAATTAGCCGCTTGGTGGCAATGTAGAAGCAGACAACTTCACTTCCCGTGGCTCTGAAGGTGGAAGTTGCGGAGGCGTAGCTTGAGAGCGATGGGGAAAAACTCGAGGCGAAGCTTTAGTTCTCAGGGATCATGGCCGGACACGGGGAACGGGCGCCGGCGATCATAGATTACAtaaattaattatacctccagtgttGGACGAGCACCGCTTTTAGTTGATGTGTGTCCAAAATATAATGAAATCCTACatatttatatgaaatccgaccatgtatgaaccAAATTTGCCTGGTTAGTTCGAAATGTTGTCCTAATGTATGCGGGAAGCGTTGGATGGCCACCCCCGCATCCATGTCCGCGGACTGATCCACCCTACCTGCGGgtggatgcgggaggaaatttacgggttgtcgttggagatgccctaagactcTCACATTTTTACTACACCCTATGAGGGTCATATGATGACATCATAACAAGTTTCATCCTTTCTTGAGATTGTTTGTATATTATTTTGAACCACAGAGTGTTTTTCCATTTCAATAGTCAGAAAATCAATTAATATTCTAAAAATAGTTAATCAAACCAGAATAGTCCCCAATTTGATCAAGAGACTTTTGACAATGCATATTAAACAAAGAAAAAGTTTAAACATGAAATGATGTAAATACATTGAGTTCTCTGTGGCAACTTTGATACTTCGTTTGAGAGTGTtcactttgtacacgaagtgcattaaGTTTTTCCCTCTCAGTTTTTTATCACATTCTATAGAGATCATATAATGAAACCATGCCGAGTTTCATTCTTTCAGAGCTCACTTGCATCTCTTATTAAATAGAAGAGCATTTTGCTCATTTTAGTGGCTacaaattattttaatgctttaaaataACAAACAAGACCAATATAGTCCCAAATTTGGGCATGACGGGTAGTAAGAAGTTACTTTAAACCCCACAAATAAATGGGAaccaaaatttaacactaaactaAAAAACCCTATGATTACTACAAATGTAGGAAATATTTGCTCTCGGGGCACCCTAGATTGCCCACCACTGTTAATATGCATGACTAGCAGGCCCTCGATGCCACGTGTCGCTACTAAATCTGGGTGTGCATAAGCCTTCGCGGTTCTTGAACATTTCCATTCAAATGCCTAGCCGCCGGACAACGTCGTTGCCTCCAAAGCCCGCACCCATCACCGAATGGGTCGTCGGTACGTAAGCCACCCCGCCCTTTCCCCTCGCTCATCGACCTTTATCTCTCTAGATGCACAAAACGCGCCGCCGTCAGGGGTAGCGTGTCCAGGCCCATAGCGGTTGCTCACCGCGCCTCCCGAACTGCCCTTGCTAACGAAGAAGAAGTCGTCTGCCACCGCGATCGTTGGGTCCTTGCTCTCCACCCGTTCATGGGCACTGCACGTGTTCGTTTATCACATTAGATGTTCACACGTTTTACTTTTGGAACCCAGAAGGCCGATGTTTAATTTCCTCACCTTTAGATGTGGGGTCGTCGATGCATAAGTCTTGGCGAGGGTTAGGGTCGAAAGCTCGCAGGGACATTTTTGTTACAAGTCGAGTTTAGGGTTCACAGAAATGTTTCTTTTACAAACAAATCAGGTTTGTGTGTGCTCATGTATGTATTGGTTCGTTTAGCAAAGTACGTATATTATTACCTTAATTGACCCCTTTTGATTAAATAGCATATGTATTCAAAAGTTttccatttttttaaatttatagGTATTCAAGAATGAGTGCCGGC is from Triticum aestivum cultivar Chinese Spring chromosome 3A, IWGSC CS RefSeq v2.1, whole genome shotgun sequence and encodes:
- the LOC123058971 gene encoding peroxidase 2-like, with protein sequence MAASSRFPLAARCSLLLTAALVLALSLGAHGHAGADAGARLSSSFYDDSCPGAGDIVRRVIQKARVADARIPASLIRLHFHDCFVQGCDGSLLLDNDLPAIMTEKEVPANDRSARGFKVVDDIKRALENACPGIVSCADILALASEISVELAGGPRWSVPLGRRDGTTTNIESANNLPSPFDSLETLQEKFKNLGLDDTDLVAFQGAHTFGRAQCQFTQRNCSAGQDDETLVNLDTVTPDVFDNKYYGNLLRGRAPLPSDQVMLSDPVAAATTARIVRRFSGSEKDFFKNFAASMVKMGNISPLTGRAGEIRNNCRRVNRKPY